A region from the Flavobacterium enshiense genome encodes:
- the tatA gene encoding twin-arginine translocase TatA/TatE family subunit — MGKLGATEIILIVVVIVLLFGGKKIPELMKGLGSGINEFKKASKGEDQAPAAKKEDEENKQ, encoded by the coding sequence ATGGGAAAATTAGGAGCAACCGAAATAATCTTAATCGTTGTAGTGATTGTTTTGCTTTTTGGAGGTAAAAAAATTCCGGAATTGATGAAAGGTTTAGGAAGCGGAATCAACGAATTTAAAAAAGCATCCAAAGGAGAAGATCAGGCTCCCGCTGCTAAAAAAGAAGACGAAGAAAACAAACAA